One part of the Vicia villosa cultivar HV-30 ecotype Madison, WI linkage group LG6, Vvil1.0, whole genome shotgun sequence genome encodes these proteins:
- the LOC131610775 gene encoding probable L-gulonolactone oxidase 6 — MLSSKIIRFKSILFFFLFTIHGAVSTPPADPIKCSSNNTNCTITNANGAFPDRTICKASEAKYPTSEAELVSIVASASKNKQKMKVATRYSHSIPKLVCPDDNGILISTKNLNRVLKIDRESMTITVESGVTLREIISEAARFEMALPYTPYWWGLTIGGLIGTGAHGSTLWGKGSAVHEYVTHLRIVSPSGPEDGFVKVRNLDESHEDLNAARVSLGVLGVISQVTLQLEPLFKRSLTYLTKDDSDLGDELTTFGRKHEFADVSWYPSQQKVVYRIDDRVSMNTSGNGLYDFTGFRSTLSAALAVVRGTEEIQEIGNDANGKCISAKFISATLAASGYGLTDNGVFFGYPIVGLHNRMQSSGTCLDSLEDLMITACPWDSRIIGEFYHQTTFSISLSVVKNFIEDVQKLVKLEPKALCGLESYSGILMRYVTTSNAYLGKTEDAIDFDITYYRSKDPLAPRLFEDIIEEIEQIGLFKYGGLSHWGKNRNLGFVGAIKKYNKADKFLKVKEEYDSRGLFSSEWTNQILGLKEGVTILKDGCALEGLCICSQDSHCAPKKNYLCKPGRVFKEARVCRRDVKTKKENDMKDEL, encoded by the exons ATGTTAAGCTCTAAAATTATCAGATTCAAATCCATTCTTTTCTTCTTCCTATTCACAATCCATGGAGCAGTTTCAACTCCTCCAGCAGATCCAATTAAGTGttcatcaaacaacacaaactGCACCATCACAAACGCCAACGGCGCGTTCCCCGATCGAACCATCTGCAAAGCCTCCGAGGCTAAGTATCCAACCTCGGAGGCGGAACTCGTATCAATAGTCGCGTCGGCTTCCAAAAACAAGCAAAAAATGAAAGTTGCAACGCGGTACTCTCACAGTATACCAAAGCTAGTTTGTCCCGACGATAACGGAATTCTTATAAGCACAAAAAATCTCAACCGTGTATTGAAAATCGATCGGGAATCGATGACAATAACAGTCGAGAGTGGTGTGACATTGCGAGAGATCATTAGTGAAGCTGCAAGATTTGAAATGGCTCTACCATATACACCATATTGGTGGGGTTTGACTATTGGAGGATTAATTGGTACAGGTGCTCATGGAAGTACATTATGGGGTAAAGGAAGTGCTGTTCATGAATATGTTACACATCTTAGAATTGTTAGTCCTTCAGGACCAGAAGATGGATTCGTTAAAGTTCGAAATCTTGATGAATCTCATGAAGATCTTAATGCTGCAAGAGTTTCTTTAGGAGTTCTTGGAGTTATTTCTCAG GTTACTTTACAATTGGAACCCCTCTTCAAACGATCTCTTACATATTTAACTAAAGATGATTCTGATTTAGGTGATGAATTAACTACTTTCGGTAGAAAACATGAATTTGCAGATGTATCATGGTATCCAAGTCAACAAAAAGTTGTTTATAGAATTGATGATCGTGTTTCTATGAATACATCTGGAAATGGTTTATATGATTTCACAGGATTTCGTTCAACACTTTCTGCTGCATTAGCAGTTGTTAGAGGAACAG aGGAAATTCAAGAAATCGGAAATGATGCTAATGGAAAGTGCATTAGTGCAAAGTTTATATCTGCAACACTTGCTGCCTCTGGTTATGGATTGACTGACAATG GAGTCTTTTTTGGATACCCTATTGTTGGATTACACAACAGAATGCAGTCATCAGGAACATGTTTGGATAGTTTGGAGGATCTAATGATCACAGCGTGTCCGTGGGACTCAAGAATTATTGGAGAATTCTATCACCAAACAACATTTAGTATTTCCTTATCTGTTGTAAAAAATTTCATAGAAGATGTTCAAAAGCTTGTTAAGTTGGAGCCAAAGGCACTTTGTGGACTAGAATCGTACAGTGGAATCCTTATGCGATATGTTACAACTTCAAATGCATACTTAGGTAAAACAGAAGATGCTATAGATTTCGACATAACATATTACCGCAGTAAAGATCCATTAGCTCCAAGACTTTTTGAAGACATAATTGAAGAGATAGAACAAATTGGATTGTTTAAATATGGAGGGTTATCTCACTGGGGAAAAAATAGAAACTTAGGATTTGTGGGAGCAATTAAGAAGTATAATAAAGCAGATAAATTTTTGAAGGTTAAAGAAGAGTATGATTCACGAGGACTTTTTTCTAGTGAGTGGACAAACCAAATACTTGGACTTAAAGAAGGGGTGACAATATTGAAAGATGGGTGTGCATTGGAAGGGTTATGTATTTGTTCTCAAGATAGTCATTGTGCGCCAAAAAAGAATTACTTATGCAAACCGGGCAGAGTTTTCAAGGAAGCAAGGGTTTGTAGGCGTGATGttaaaactaaaaaagaaaatgatatgAAAGACGAGCTCTGA
- the LOC131610777 gene encoding DNA-directed RNA polymerase 1, mitochondrial-like, whose translation MLTRLMLTSKCVFFKLARHMVIPYMLMLVPPNHWTGYDKGAYLFLPSYVMRIHGAKQQREAVKRDPKNQLDPIFEALNTLDDTKWRVNKSLIGRLSRNMSKTMDGRVDIM comes from the exons ATGTTAACAAGACTGATGTTAACATCAAAATGCGTTTTCTTTAAACTGGCGAGGCACATGGTTATCCCCTACATGCTAATGTTGGTTCCACCGAATCACTGGACAGG GTATGACAAAGGAGCATACTTGTTTTTGCCATCATACGTAATGAGAATACATGGAGCAAAACAGCAACGTGAAGCTGTAAAGAGGGATCCCAAGAATCAACTTGACCCTATTTTTGAG GCACTTAACACTCTTGATGATACCAAATGGAGGGTAAACAAAAGCCTAATTGGAAGATTATCAAG AAACATGAGCAAAACAATGGATGGGCGTGTGGATATTATGTAA